The Thermococcus sp. JdF3 DNA window TTCAACCTTTAGAGCGTCCCCCTCTATTATCTCGACGTTGGACCAGTTGTACTCCTTTCGCAGTATCTCAACAAGACGTGGGTCCTTTTCTATGGCATAAACCTTCCCGGCACGCTTGCTGAGCGCATCCGTGAGAACACCAAGTCCGGGGCCAATTTCAAGAACGACATCTCTTCCGCTAAGTTCAGCCCTCTCAACGTTTCTCTCGATGATATCGTCTACTATTAGAAAGTTCTGTCCAAGGTCAGAGTTTGCCCTTAATCCGTATTTAGAAATGAGAGAAAAGAGGCGCTCCCTCATACCCTGAATATCCTCCTGGAACCAACGAAGAGCCTGTAGCGATCCTTCCCTTCAAGCTCATCAACAACGCGCTTGGTTATCATCTTT harbors:
- a CDS encoding rRNA adenine N-6-methyltransferase family protein produces the protein MRERLFSLISKYGLRANSDLGQNFLIVDDIIERNVERAELSGRDVVLEIGPGLGVLTDALSKRAGKVYAIEKDPRLVEILRKEYNWSNVEIIEGDALKVE